In Qipengyuania psychrotolerans, one DNA window encodes the following:
- a CDS encoding FAD-binding oxidoreductase, with protein sequence MDASMNSDLGKFASEAADLLGTRGFTCDPELLDPWLTDWRGRYHGKAVGLASPVSTSEVAAIVELCGVHGIPIVPQGGNSGMSGGATPDSSGDALILSLRRMNGVRQLDTSAMQVTCDAGVVLQTLHEAAAKHRLRFPLTLGGKGSATIGGLISTNAGGTQVLRHGTMRAQVLGLEAVMADGSVLDTLTPLKKDNRGFDLKQLLIGSEGTLGIVTAATLRLLPETSDRLVIWAGLPSLQHARRLLLHCDKIAGDALEGFEVMPAHCLTAVLDHLPDARSPLAQQHEWNVLIELVAAGNGEDLQALAENMLTEASEQEFLDDAVISANEAQADTFWLLRDSISAAERAIGPAMQHDISVPVAKMPDFVETSSPQIEKRFPGTQVAAFGHLGDGNVHFHVLAPKGAKRGEWELAEGKDISAFVHDLVTQWGGSISAEHGIGQMKRDELGRLGDPAALAIMRSVKQALDPRGLLNPGKLVPLAKTDVTA encoded by the coding sequence ATGGATGCATCGATGAATTCAGACCTTGGGAAATTCGCCAGTGAGGCGGCCGATCTGCTTGGGACACGCGGCTTCACCTGCGATCCCGAACTGCTTGATCCGTGGCTGACGGACTGGCGTGGACGCTATCATGGGAAAGCAGTTGGACTTGCCTCGCCTGTGAGCACTTCGGAAGTCGCTGCAATAGTGGAATTGTGCGGCGTGCACGGAATCCCCATCGTACCCCAAGGCGGAAACAGCGGCATGTCTGGCGGCGCGACACCCGACAGCAGCGGCGATGCGCTGATATTGTCGCTCCGGCGCATGAATGGGGTACGGCAACTCGATACGAGCGCCATGCAAGTGACCTGCGATGCCGGGGTCGTCCTGCAGACCCTGCACGAGGCAGCGGCGAAGCACCGCTTGCGCTTTCCGCTCACATTGGGCGGCAAGGGTTCTGCGACGATTGGCGGCCTCATATCCACCAATGCGGGTGGAACGCAGGTCCTTCGGCATGGCACGATGCGCGCGCAGGTACTCGGCCTCGAAGCGGTGATGGCGGATGGCTCGGTGCTCGATACGCTCACTCCGCTCAAGAAGGACAATCGCGGGTTCGATCTCAAGCAGCTGCTGATCGGGTCCGAGGGGACGCTGGGAATTGTCACAGCAGCCACCTTGCGCCTGCTTCCGGAGACCAGTGATCGCCTGGTTATTTGGGCCGGCCTGCCGAGCCTCCAGCACGCGCGGCGACTGCTCCTGCATTGCGACAAGATTGCCGGTGATGCTCTCGAAGGTTTCGAAGTTATGCCCGCGCACTGTCTGACGGCGGTGTTGGACCACTTGCCCGATGCCCGGTCGCCATTGGCGCAGCAGCACGAGTGGAATGTCTTGATCGAACTGGTAGCCGCCGGAAACGGTGAAGACCTGCAAGCTCTTGCCGAAAACATGCTCACCGAAGCGTCCGAACAGGAATTCCTCGATGACGCGGTGATCTCAGCGAACGAGGCGCAAGCCGATACCTTCTGGCTTCTGCGCGATTCCATTTCCGCAGCCGAGCGGGCAATCGGTCCGGCGATGCAGCACGATATTTCAGTCCCGGTGGCGAAAATGCCCGACTTTGTAGAGACATCCTCGCCCCAGATAGAGAAACGCTTTCCGGGTACCCAGGTCGCTGCGTTCGGCCATCTCGGAGACGGCAATGTACATTTCCACGTCCTTGCACCGAAGGGTGCCAAACGCGGCGAATGGGAACTTGCCGAGGGCAAGGACATCAGCGCCTTTGTCCATGACCTGGTGACACAATGGGGCGGATCGATCAGTGCCGAGCACGGGATTGGCCAGATGAAACGCGATGAATTGGGCCGTCTCGGCGATCCCGCGGCGCTCGCTATCATGCGTTCAGTCAAACAAGCGCTAGACCCGCGGGGATTACTCAATCCCGGCAAACTCGTGCCGCTTGCGAAAACGGACGTGACAGCTTAA
- a CDS encoding SapC family protein, producing MASAPQQPQLPLFFNDLMPLNSRDHANYKSRTLETAPWLAKAHAIPLTVDEFVQAQRNFPIVFSTGENPLPLALMGLNEGFNTFVDKDGKVSDPVYIPAYIRRYPFMLAKLQQDTDQLSLCFDPTSDAVGEFDEGRPLFENGESSEATKQILEFCQNFEAAAQRTQAFLQQIKEADLLMDGEVTIQTDGDDKPFVYRGFGMINQEKLQALSDEKVAEFNKSGLMMLIHAHMFSLDNMRTIFSRQIQQGWKPAPLATDGAANA from the coding sequence ATGGCGAGCGCGCCGCAGCAGCCTCAACTGCCCCTATTTTTCAACGACCTGATGCCCCTCAACAGCCGTGATCACGCGAACTACAAGTCGCGAACTCTCGAAACTGCTCCGTGGCTGGCGAAGGCTCACGCAATTCCCCTGACCGTGGACGAATTTGTCCAGGCCCAGCGCAATTTCCCCATCGTCTTCTCGACCGGTGAAAACCCGCTTCCGCTCGCTCTGATGGGCCTCAACGAAGGCTTCAACACCTTCGTCGATAAGGACGGCAAGGTTTCTGACCCCGTCTACATCCCGGCTTACATCCGCCGCTATCCTTTCATGCTGGCCAAGCTCCAGCAGGATACCGATCAGCTGTCGCTTTGCTTCGATCCGACCAGCGATGCGGTTGGCGAATTCGACGAAGGTCGCCCGCTGTTCGAAAATGGCGAAAGCAGTGAAGCAACCAAGCAGATCCTCGAATTCTGCCAGAACTTCGAAGCTGCTGCTCAGCGCACACAGGCATTCCTCCAGCAGATCAAGGAAGCCGACCTCCTCATGGACGGTGAAGTCACGATCCAGACCGATGGCGATGACAAGCCTTTCGTGTATCGCGGTTTTGGCATGATCAACCAGGAAAAGCTTCAGGCACTGTCCGACGAGAAGGTTGCTGAATTCAACAAGAGCGGCCTGATGATGCTGATCCACGCGCACATGTTCTCGCTCGACAACATGCGTACGATCTTCTCGCGTCAGATTCAGCAGGGCTGGAAACCAGCTCCGCTTGCGACTGATGGCGCAGCAAACGCATAA
- a CDS encoding M48 family metallopeptidase: protein MAQQTHNPIMRRATLTRHKLEFSWPGAVGALGHVLLCASALLFSGFASSASAGETQATSLETFQKKEDLLYRTGFRLSRSNAEFCSRRENSLGILIHDARAYWNPEAIRSIFNLSGDIGVQSVAEGSPAEGAGLAQNDTLIAVNGVLLADLPVKTKDDWTRATAIGSLLKGSAARSSVSVSWIAGSGEFVSANIEPLPVCLSSFELLSGNDDAAADGTRVLVGERLPAFDYPIDEFAAVLAHEMAHNILGHLEMRETKKNRQSIVRQTEREADRLMPWLLANAGYDPTAAVRMMERWGPRHAGGLFRKRTHDGWDERRDIIEAEVSLIQKSRTMRPDRSADWLTQFNLELAR, encoded by the coding sequence ATGGCGCAGCAAACGCATAATCCAATTATGCGCAGGGCAACTTTGACCCGGCACAAACTCGAATTTTCGTGGCCGGGAGCGGTTGGCGCTCTCGGCCACGTGCTTTTGTGCGCTTCGGCTTTGCTTTTTAGCGGTTTTGCCTCGTCAGCGTCTGCTGGCGAAACGCAAGCCACGTCGCTGGAAACCTTCCAGAAAAAAGAAGACCTGCTCTACCGGACCGGATTCCGATTATCCCGGAGCAATGCGGAGTTTTGCAGTCGCCGAGAAAACTCTCTGGGCATCCTTATTCATGATGCCAGAGCCTACTGGAACCCTGAGGCTATCCGCTCCATTTTCAATCTTTCGGGAGATATCGGCGTACAGTCAGTCGCAGAAGGCTCACCTGCTGAAGGCGCGGGGTTAGCTCAGAACGATACCCTTATCGCCGTGAACGGTGTCTTGTTGGCGGACTTGCCAGTGAAGACGAAGGACGACTGGACAAGAGCGACCGCGATCGGGTCTTTGCTGAAGGGTTCCGCTGCTCGCTCCAGCGTTAGTGTCTCATGGATCGCGGGCAGCGGTGAATTCGTCAGCGCAAATATCGAACCTTTGCCCGTTTGCCTTTCAAGCTTCGAGTTGCTCAGTGGGAATGACGATGCAGCGGCCGATGGAACCCGCGTGCTCGTCGGAGAGAGATTGCCGGCCTTCGACTATCCCATCGACGAGTTCGCTGCCGTTCTTGCTCACGAGATGGCACACAACATTCTTGGTCATCTGGAGATGCGCGAGACAAAGAAGAATCGCCAATCAATAGTGCGCCAGACGGAACGTGAAGCTGATCGCCTGATGCCATGGTTGCTTGCCAATGCGGGCTATGATCCAACAGCGGCGGTCCGCATGATGGAGCGTTGGGGTCCGCGGCATGCCGGCGGCCTGTTCCGCAAGCGAACGCATGATGGATGGGATGAGCGCAGAGACATCATCGAAGCTGAAGTTTCACTGATCCAGAAATCGAGGACTATGCGCCCTGATCGCTCTGCCGACTGGTTGACACAATTCAATCTTGAGCTAGCGCGCTGA
- a CDS encoding mannose-1-phosphate guanylyltransferase produces MPSITPVVLCGGSGTRLWPRSRATKPKPFIPLLGKTTLYQETLRRCSDRTIFTRPVVVVGEQHLEHAVPQAGSVAPDAQFIVEPVGRNTAPAIALAALTLDPDAIMLVCPSDHHILDTEAFKRAAQAAAKLASDDWLVAFGILATAPETGYGYLHRGDRIGEGFNIQSFVEKPDLPTAIGFLEDGSYAWNGGIFVFKAGRFLEELALHRPEMARDTEHAYKTGLKTDGALRPEANSFAAIKGESVDYAVMENTRRAAMVDASMGWSDIGNWDALLHEREKDENGNVIMGPGEVIGASGSMIDSDGPHVTILGADNLVVVVDGNDVLVTARSAVQRVGEVSRCKKK; encoded by the coding sequence GTGCCAAGCATTACCCCTGTCGTTCTGTGTGGAGGTAGCGGGACTCGTCTTTGGCCACGCAGCCGTGCGACCAAGCCCAAACCGTTTATCCCGTTGCTGGGAAAGACGACGCTCTATCAGGAGACTCTACGCCGGTGCTCGGACCGGACGATTTTCACGAGACCGGTAGTCGTGGTGGGGGAACAACATCTTGAACATGCTGTACCGCAAGCGGGCAGCGTCGCACCCGATGCGCAGTTCATAGTCGAACCCGTGGGGCGCAACACTGCGCCCGCAATCGCGCTGGCTGCTCTTACGCTAGATCCGGACGCGATAATGCTGGTTTGCCCAAGCGATCATCATATTCTTGATACCGAGGCATTCAAGCGCGCGGCACAGGCCGCCGCCAAACTTGCCAGTGATGACTGGCTGGTGGCGTTTGGCATTTTAGCCACCGCACCGGAGACGGGCTACGGATATCTTCACCGTGGGGATAGGATCGGCGAAGGCTTTAATATCCAAAGCTTCGTCGAGAAGCCTGATCTACCAACTGCGATCGGATTCCTCGAGGACGGAAGTTATGCTTGGAACGGGGGCATCTTCGTTTTCAAAGCTGGCCGTTTTCTCGAAGAGCTGGCGCTGCATCGGCCCGAAATGGCCCGTGACACAGAACATGCCTACAAGACGGGGCTGAAAACCGACGGGGCTCTTCGACCGGAAGCGAACAGCTTTGCTGCAATCAAAGGTGAATCGGTGGACTATGCTGTTATGGAAAACACCCGAAGGGCAGCAATGGTAGATGCCTCGATGGGTTGGTCAGACATCGGCAATTGGGATGCGCTTCTTCACGAGCGCGAAAAGGACGAAAATGGCAATGTAATCATGGGACCGGGCGAGGTTATCGGCGCGTCAGGAAGCATGATCGATAGTGACGGACCCCACGTCACAATCTTGGGTGCAGACAACCTGGTGGTCGTGGTCGATGGTAACGACGTGCTCGTCACTGCTCGCAGCGCCGTCCAGCGCGTAGGCGAAGTCAGCCGTTGCAAAAAGAAATGA
- a CDS encoding class I mannose-6-phosphate isomerase, protein MIRKLPRSFVDKVWGVERLPAPLPHPADGKIGEVWFEPPPEVSQLLVKYIFASERLSVQCHPNDRQAEAMGLGKCGKSECWVILDADPGATIAIGFHEEITSEQMRRAAVDGSIVDMLEWHEVRAGDAFYIPAGTVHAIGGGVSLIEVQQNSDVTFRLFDYGRQRELHLDRSVEVALTGPYNNGHRSKIDGDQGVLVESPYFDLRFWRAGSLAPFPTLRKGPALVIPFSGEFDVQGEKLAPGECAIHTGLSADAISGDGVLLIATPVNED, encoded by the coding sequence ATGATCCGCAAACTACCCCGCTCTTTCGTCGACAAGGTCTGGGGCGTTGAGCGACTACCGGCCCCCTTACCTCACCCGGCAGATGGGAAAATTGGCGAAGTTTGGTTCGAGCCTCCGCCCGAAGTCAGCCAACTGCTCGTAAAATATATCTTCGCCAGCGAACGGTTGTCGGTCCAATGCCACCCCAATGACCGCCAGGCAGAAGCTATGGGCTTGGGAAAGTGCGGTAAAAGTGAATGCTGGGTAATTCTGGACGCCGATCCTGGCGCAACCATCGCGATCGGGTTCCACGAGGAAATAACGTCCGAACAAATGCGGCGAGCAGCCGTGGACGGTTCCATCGTCGACATGCTGGAATGGCACGAAGTACGTGCAGGGGACGCGTTTTATATTCCTGCCGGCACAGTGCATGCAATTGGAGGCGGCGTCAGTCTGATCGAAGTGCAGCAAAACAGCGATGTGACCTTTCGCCTCTTTGACTACGGGCGCCAGCGTGAACTGCATCTCGACCGCAGCGTCGAAGTCGCGCTTACCGGTCCCTACAACAACGGCCACCGTAGCAAGATAGATGGGGACCAAGGCGTGCTCGTCGAGAGTCCGTATTTCGATTTACGGTTCTGGCGCGCTGGTAGTCTGGCCCCATTTCCCACCCTCCGTAAAGGACCGGCCCTGGTAATTCCATTTTCCGGCGAATTCGATGTGCAAGGCGAGAAGCTGGCACCGGGGGAATGCGCAATCCACACTGGACTTTCGGCAGATGCCATTTCTGGTGACGGAGTGCTGCTGATTGCAACGCCGGTAAACGAGGATTAA